A window of the Corynebacterium minutissimum genome harbors these coding sequences:
- a CDS encoding glucose PTS transporter subunit IIA → MSTDVRSAAEAILDGIGGAENITSLTHCATRLRFELADTSKVDKEALESIPKVMGAVPQGGRNYQVVIGGDVATVYDHIKALPQMKNRSQSSGQSNDDVKAAARAKSKGKLPWMDAFFEYLSDSFRPILGVLLGASLVIAFAAVLDAIGVVDFRAEDKPASWIFVDAMWRSVFFFLPVMVAYNAGKKLRIDPWVPAAVMLAMFTPEFTGLKDNPAVQCLTNETLKAEQCSIDIFGLPLQLQDYGGNVFVPLIMAAVAALFYKGFQKIIPSAVHMVFVPFLTLLFVIPLTAFIIGPFGVWAGNGIGAGLSWMNDNAPFVFALAIPMLYPFLVPLGLHWPLNALMLVNIQTLGYDFIQGPMGAWNFACFGATAGVLALSIRDRDTVMRQTSASALLAGLLGGISEPSLYGIHLRYKRIYPRMLVGCFAGGLTVALLTLGTNGITTNAFVFTSVLTIPVFTPMAKYAISIAVAFIVAFLLIFFTDYRTPEERAEAKAAREATERGEANGTVNTDDAVLGDVSPAATTAAASAGATGATTATATKADTSAKTAEPAAGTTTDIASPAAGEVVPMAEIDDPVFSAGTLGDGVGILPENNDVYSPVSGTVVSAMKSGHAYGIKTEDGVEVLVHIGVNTVKMKGEGFTPAVKKGDTVKKGELLATVDFDKVRAAGYDTTIVLAVTNTKALATVTPAGLKHATAGDTVITTTR, encoded by the coding sequence ACATCACCTCTCTCACGCACTGCGCCACCCGCCTGCGCTTTGAGCTGGCTGATACCTCCAAAGTAGATAAGGAAGCACTCGAGTCCATCCCCAAGGTCATGGGTGCCGTGCCGCAGGGCGGCCGCAACTACCAGGTGGTCATTGGTGGCGACGTAGCCACCGTGTACGACCACATCAAGGCTCTTCCCCAAATGAAGAACCGGAGCCAGTCCAGCGGCCAGTCCAACGATGATGTCAAGGCCGCCGCGCGCGCTAAGTCCAAGGGCAAGCTGCCGTGGATGGACGCCTTCTTCGAGTACCTCTCGGATTCCTTCCGCCCCATCCTCGGCGTGTTGTTGGGCGCGTCCCTCGTCATCGCCTTTGCCGCAGTACTGGATGCCATCGGCGTTGTTGATTTCCGCGCTGAGGATAAACCCGCCTCGTGGATTTTTGTCGACGCCATGTGGCGCTCCGTCTTCTTCTTCCTGCCTGTGATGGTGGCCTACAACGCCGGCAAGAAGTTGCGCATCGACCCCTGGGTTCCCGCTGCAGTCATGCTCGCAATGTTCACCCCGGAGTTCACCGGTCTCAAAGACAACCCGGCTGTACAGTGCCTCACCAACGAAACGCTGAAGGCTGAGCAGTGCTCCATCGACATCTTCGGCCTGCCACTGCAGCTGCAGGACTACGGCGGAAACGTCTTCGTTCCGCTCATCATGGCGGCCGTGGCGGCACTGTTCTACAAGGGCTTCCAGAAGATCATCCCGTCCGCGGTCCACATGGTCTTCGTCCCGTTCCTGACCCTGCTATTCGTTATCCCGTTGACCGCCTTCATCATTGGCCCGTTCGGCGTGTGGGCCGGTAACGGCATTGGCGCGGGCCTGTCCTGGATGAATGACAACGCTCCGTTCGTCTTCGCCCTGGCCATCCCGATGCTCTACCCGTTCCTCGTCCCGCTTGGTCTGCACTGGCCGCTCAACGCCCTCATGCTGGTCAACATCCAGACCTTGGGCTATGACTTCATCCAGGGCCCGATGGGTGCATGGAACTTCGCCTGCTTCGGTGCCACCGCAGGTGTTCTGGCTCTGTCCATCCGTGATCGCGACACCGTGATGCGCCAGACCTCCGCTTCTGCTCTCCTGGCCGGTCTGCTGGGTGGTATTTCTGAGCCTTCCCTCTACGGTATTCACCTGCGCTACAAGAGGATTTACCCGCGCATGCTCGTGGGCTGCTTCGCCGGTGGTCTCACCGTGGCGCTGCTGACGCTGGGCACGAACGGCATTACGACGAATGCCTTCGTCTTTACCTCCGTCCTGACCATCCCGGTCTTTACCCCGATGGCTAAGTACGCCATCTCCATCGCAGTGGCCTTCATCGTCGCCTTCCTGCTCATCTTCTTCACCGACTACCGCACCCCGGAGGAGCGCGCTGAGGCCAAGGCCGCACGCGAGGCCACCGAGCGCGGTGAGGCCAACGGCACCGTCAATACGGATGACGCCGTGCTTGGCGACGTCTCCCCTGCCGCCACTACCGCAGCCGCAAGCGCCGGCGCTACAGGTGCGACCACTGCAACCGCCACTAAGGCAGATACCTCAGCCAAGACCGCTGAGCCAGCCGCTGGCACCACCACCGACATTGCCTCCCCTGCCGCCGGCGAGGTTGTCCCGATGGCCGAGATCGATGACCCGGTCTTCTCGGCTGGCACCCTTGGCGATGGCGTCGGCATCCTCCCTGAGAACAACGACGTCTACTCCCCCGTATCCGGCACCGTGGTGAGCGCTATGAAGTCCGGCCACGCCTACGGCATCAAGACCGAGGACGGCGTGGAGGTTCTCGTCCACATCGGTGTCAACACCGTGAAGATGAAGGGCGAGGGTTTCACCCCGGCTGTCAAGAAGGGCGACACCGTGAAGAAGGGTGAACTTCTGGCCACCGTTGACTTCGACAAGGTTCGCGCAGCCGGTTATGACACCACCATCGTTCTGGCTGTCACCAACACCAAGGCTCTGGCTACCGTGACCCCGGCTGGCCTGAAGCACGCAACTGCGGGTGACACGGTCATCACCACCACCCGCTAG
- a CDS encoding PRD domain-containing protein has translation MQLLRVFNNNVVLARRGEEEVIVTGRGIGFQAQPGTPVDPNKVVKVFVPDSGRDPDHLAAMIAGIPGEYVQLVIDAMHSVDMPEALRSKLTLVVALADHIHGAVSRGHTVSYPLEAEVRHLYAEDFTLAQQLLTAINDGLQKPLDHDEAVAITLHLVNAGFAVGDLSGTYRMTGLIQQILAVIGSHNGTELKSEDISVARFITHLRYLFVRMAEHKQLDSDDRQVATAISARYPDAGETAQIVSNLIELRLDDTLTPDEVSYLALHIARLQEASV, from the coding sequence GTGCAACTCTTGCGCGTGTTCAACAACAACGTCGTGCTCGCACGGCGCGGTGAGGAGGAGGTCATCGTCACCGGCCGCGGTATCGGCTTCCAAGCCCAGCCCGGCACCCCGGTGGACCCAAACAAAGTGGTCAAGGTCTTCGTCCCCGATTCCGGCCGCGACCCCGATCACCTCGCCGCGATGATTGCCGGTATTCCCGGCGAATACGTGCAACTCGTCATTGATGCTATGCATTCAGTCGACATGCCGGAAGCACTGCGCAGCAAGCTCACGCTCGTCGTTGCACTGGCGGATCACATCCACGGCGCAGTCTCCCGCGGTCATACCGTTTCCTACCCCCTAGAGGCAGAAGTCCGCCACCTTTATGCCGAGGACTTCACCCTCGCCCAACAGCTTCTTACCGCCATTAACGATGGCCTCCAGAAGCCACTAGACCACGATGAAGCCGTTGCGATTACTCTCCATCTGGTTAACGCCGGCTTCGCCGTCGGCGACTTGTCGGGTACATACCGCATGACGGGCCTTATCCAGCAGATCCTGGCGGTCATTGGCTCCCACAACGGCACTGAGCTCAAAAGTGAGGATATCTCCGTCGCCCGTTTTATCACACACCTGCGCTACCTCTTCGTGCGCATGGCGGAGCACAAACAGCTCGATTCAGACGACCGCCAAGTCGCCACCGCCATTTCCGCCCGGTACCCCGATGCCGGCGAGACGGCCCAGATTGTCTCCAATCTCATTGAGCTGCGCCTCGATGACACCCTCACCCCCGATGAGGTCTCCTATCTTGCGCTGCACATCGCCCGCCTGCAGGAGGCCTCCGTCTAG
- the purT gene encoding formate-dependent phosphoribosylglycinamide formyltransferase, protein MTTAGDNAGRIGTPLTATATKVLLLGAGELGKQLAMAFQNLGLEVHAVDRYAGAPAQQLAHFSYIADIRDPQKVWELTERIKPDYVVPEVETVAIEALERVEGELGATVVPSARACALTQSRESVRGVAESIGLPVSGYRFAESPEELQQAVEELGLPCIVKPDITTSGKGHVLLKEEEDVEEAWSMVRHVSSDDKRVVVERFVDFDYEVTLLAVRSIDPATGKMATWFSEPIGHRHEKGDLVESWQPMAMSEDALANARSVAARISNELGGRGVYGVELFVAGDDVYFSSVSPRPLDTAMLTDYTQRFSEFDLHVRAMLGLPIDVTLVSPGAAVILHADAELDDVSYSGLDAAMAYEETDVRLFGKPWAYSGRRMGMVATTAEEVETARDRAALAAAKINVVSAHSAENQSATEGTTPSDASVPDIEVVEVAEPVVDVDPTLLRSADG, encoded by the coding sequence ATGACTACCGCAGGCGATAACGCAGGCCGCATCGGCACCCCGCTCACAGCAACCGCTACCAAGGTGCTGTTGCTAGGAGCGGGTGAGCTGGGCAAGCAGCTGGCAATGGCCTTCCAAAATTTAGGGCTCGAGGTTCACGCCGTGGACCGCTACGCAGGAGCACCCGCGCAGCAGCTCGCGCACTTTAGTTACATCGCAGACATCAGAGATCCGCAGAAGGTGTGGGAGCTTACTGAGCGAATCAAGCCGGACTACGTCGTCCCCGAGGTGGAGACAGTGGCGATCGAAGCCCTTGAGCGCGTGGAGGGAGAACTGGGGGCCACTGTGGTGCCCTCCGCGCGTGCGTGCGCGCTGACCCAATCGCGTGAGAGCGTGCGTGGCGTGGCTGAGAGTATCGGCTTGCCTGTGTCCGGCTATCGCTTCGCGGAGTCCCCTGAGGAGCTGCAGCAGGCGGTAGAGGAGTTGGGCCTGCCGTGCATCGTGAAGCCGGATATTACGACCTCCGGCAAGGGGCACGTCCTTCTTAAGGAAGAAGAGGACGTTGAGGAGGCCTGGTCCATGGTGCGCCACGTGTCCTCAGATGATAAGCGCGTGGTGGTGGAGCGCTTCGTGGACTTTGATTATGAGGTCACGCTCCTGGCGGTGCGCTCCATTGACCCGGCCACGGGCAAGATGGCCACGTGGTTTAGTGAGCCTATTGGTCACCGTCACGAAAAGGGTGACCTGGTGGAGTCCTGGCAGCCCATGGCGATGAGTGAGGATGCGCTGGCGAATGCACGTTCCGTGGCCGCGCGCATCTCCAATGAGTTGGGTGGACGTGGCGTGTACGGCGTAGAGCTCTTCGTGGCTGGCGATGACGTGTACTTCTCCTCCGTCTCGCCACGCCCGTTGGATACGGCGATGCTGACGGACTATACCCAGCGCTTCTCCGAGTTTGATTTGCACGTGCGCGCCATGTTGGGCCTTCCCATTGACGTCACGTTGGTCAGTCCCGGTGCTGCGGTCATTCTCCACGCGGATGCTGAGCTTGACGACGTCTCGTATTCCGGCCTCGATGCTGCCATGGCTTATGAGGAGACGGACGTGCGTCTGTTTGGTAAGCCGTGGGCGTATTCGGGCCGCCGCATGGGGATGGTGGCTACGACTGCTGAGGAAGTTGAAACCGCCCGCGACCGAGCAGCGCTCGCCGCTGCCAAGATTAATGTCGTTTCAGCTCACAGTGCTGAGAATCAATCGGCCACCGAAGGGACTACGCCTTCCGACGCTTCTGTTCCTGATATTGAAGTCGTGGAGGTTGCTGAGCCAGTCGTGGATGTAGATCCGACGCTGCTTCGCTCCGCTGATGGCTGA
- a CDS encoding adenylosuccinate synthase produces MAAIVIVGAQWGDEGKGKATDILGGKVDYVVKPNGGNNAGHTVVVGGEKYELKLLPAGILSENATPVLGNGVVINLEALFDEIDGLEARGANASRLRISANAHLVAPYHQTLDRVQERFLGKRAIGTTGRGIGPAYADKVARIGIRVQDIFDESILRQKVESALDIKNQMLVKMYNRKAIEPEQVVEYFLSYRDRLRPMVIEAELELNQALDEGKHVLMEGGQATMLDVDHGTYPFVTSSNPTAGGASVGSGIGPTRITTSLGIIKAYTTRVGAGPFPTELFDKWGEYLQTTGGEIGVNTGRKRRCGWYDSVIARYATRVNGFTDYFLTKLDVLTGIGEIPICVAYDVDGKRYDEMPLTQSEFHHAEPIFETMPAWDEDITDCKTFEELPQKAQDYVLRLEELSGCRISYIGVGPGRDQTIVRHDVMEDQ; encoded by the coding sequence ATGGCAGCGATCGTCATCGTCGGCGCCCAGTGGGGCGACGAAGGCAAGGGCAAGGCTACTGACATCCTCGGCGGCAAAGTCGATTACGTAGTTAAGCCTAACGGCGGTAACAATGCCGGCCACACCGTCGTGGTCGGCGGCGAGAAGTACGAGCTGAAGCTCCTTCCCGCCGGCATTCTTTCTGAAAACGCCACCCCGGTTCTGGGCAACGGCGTGGTGATTAACCTGGAGGCTCTCTTTGACGAGATTGATGGCCTCGAAGCCCGTGGCGCCAACGCGTCGCGCCTGCGCATCTCCGCCAACGCACACCTTGTAGCGCCGTACCACCAGACGCTTGACCGCGTGCAGGAGCGCTTCCTAGGCAAGCGCGCCATCGGCACCACCGGTCGCGGTATCGGTCCGGCGTATGCCGACAAGGTTGCGCGCATCGGCATCCGCGTGCAGGACATTTTCGATGAATCCATCCTGCGCCAGAAGGTCGAATCCGCGCTAGACATTAAAAACCAGATGCTGGTGAAGATGTACAACCGCAAGGCCATTGAGCCGGAGCAGGTTGTGGAGTACTTCCTGAGCTACCGCGACCGCCTGCGCCCGATGGTGATTGAGGCCGAGCTGGAGCTCAACCAGGCACTGGATGAGGGCAAGCACGTCCTCATGGAGGGCGGGCAGGCCACCATGCTGGACGTCGACCACGGCACCTACCCGTTCGTGACGTCATCGAATCCGACTGCGGGCGGTGCCTCTGTAGGTTCCGGCATTGGCCCGACGCGAATCACGACCTCCTTGGGCATCATCAAGGCCTACACCACCCGCGTGGGCGCTGGCCCGTTCCCGACCGAGCTTTTCGATAAGTGGGGCGAGTACCTACAGACCACCGGCGGCGAGATTGGCGTCAACACCGGCCGCAAGCGTCGTTGTGGTTGGTATGACTCCGTCATTGCTCGCTATGCCACCCGCGTCAATGGCTTCACGGATTACTTCCTTACCAAGCTGGATGTGCTCACTGGCATCGGTGAGATTCCCATCTGCGTAGCCTATGACGTCGACGGCAAGCGTTACGACGAGATGCCGCTGACCCAGTCTGAGTTCCACCACGCCGAGCCCATCTTTGAGACCATGCCGGCCTGGGATGAGGACATCACTGACTGCAAGACCTTTGAGGAGCTCCCGCAGAAGGCTCAGGATTACGTCCTGCGCCTAGAGGAGCTCTCCGGCTGCCGTATCTCCTACATTGGTGTGGGCCCTGGCCGCGATCAGACCATTGTGCGCCACGATGTCATGGAGGATCAGTAA